One part of the Bdellovibrio sp. KM01 genome encodes these proteins:
- a CDS encoding ATP-binding protein, with the protein METNRESVARTENINFKSDNTKFNIIVDSVPNGLIVVDIRGEILMCNSEMEKMFGYDNGELIGQSLEILVPREVRTNHVGLRSGFFEHPSKRQMGAGRDLRGVRKDGSEIPVEIGLNPLATEQGNFVVASVVDITERKKLDLMLIKAYEEVQQKNLEMEQFVYTVSHDLKAPLVTSSSYISFLREDLQAGRYKDLMDSLERVEKANKKMHELIYDLLQLSRTSRMELRVSSINLSQLINEIKKDLRDQLAERITDLIVPENLPVVQGDPKRIAQVFENLIINGLKYAALNDHNVIEILYKETESEWQVGVKDNGPGIPAQYHKKIFALFQRLDNQKEGTGVGLTIVSRIMGLHGGHAWVESEPGQGATFWVSFPKNPTFPKENHDGIH; encoded by the coding sequence ATGGAAACTAATAGAGAATCTGTTGCTCGCACCGAAAACATCAATTTCAAATCCGACAACACAAAATTCAATATTATCGTGGATTCGGTTCCTAACGGACTGATCGTTGTCGATATCCGTGGTGAAATTCTGATGTGTAATTCAGAGATGGAAAAAATGTTTGGTTATGACAATGGTGAATTGATTGGACAAAGCCTTGAGATTCTTGTGCCGCGCGAAGTGAGGACAAATCATGTTGGTTTGCGCAGCGGATTTTTTGAACATCCCTCGAAACGTCAAATGGGTGCCGGACGAGACCTTCGTGGCGTGCGCAAGGACGGAAGTGAGATTCCGGTTGAAATTGGTTTAAATCCTCTTGCGACCGAACAGGGAAATTTCGTCGTTGCGTCTGTCGTAGATATTACGGAACGAAAAAAATTAGATTTGATGTTGATTAAGGCTTACGAAGAGGTGCAGCAAAAAAATCTTGAGATGGAGCAATTTGTTTATACGGTTTCCCATGATCTGAAGGCACCTTTGGTCACAAGCAGTTCATATATTTCTTTTTTGCGAGAAGATCTTCAGGCGGGAAGATATAAAGACTTAATGGATTCATTGGAACGGGTTGAGAAAGCCAATAAAAAGATGCATGAATTGATTTACGACCTTTTACAGCTTTCACGCACCTCGCGCATGGAACTACGGGTATCCTCAATTAATTTGTCTCAATTAATCAATGAAATAAAAAAAGATTTGCGTGATCAACTTGCAGAAAGAATAACAGATTTAATTGTTCCCGAAAATCTACCAGTGGTTCAAGGGGATCCTAAACGTATTGCCCAGGTTTTTGAAAATCTGATTATTAATGGTTTAAAGTATGCAGCACTGAATGATCACAATGTGATCGAGATCCTTTATAAGGAAACGGAGAGTGAATGGCAGGTCGGCGTCAAAGACAATGGCCCCGGAATCCCTGCGCAATATCATAAAAAGATTTTTGCCCTCTTTCAGCGTTTAGATAATCAAAAGGAAGGGACGGGGGTTGGTTTGACGATTGTCTCTCGAATAATGGGTTTGCATGGGGGGCACGCCTGGGTTGAATCCGAACCCGGCCAGGGCGCAACATTTTGGGTGAGTTTTCCAAAAAATCCGACGTTCCCCAAGGAGAACCATGATGGAATCCACTGA
- a CDS encoding response regulator: MIEDDDDHAGIVVRLLARAASSSKVERSKDGAEAIEYLEQKKQEETRKLPDLILLDLKLPKKDGHEVLQYIKEDPILHSIPVVILSTSDAESDRTKAYELYANSYLVKPLELSSFKDLTDEIIRYWGFWNIPATEKKDASVPARRLSETSP, translated from the coding sequence TTGATTGAAGATGATGATGATCATGCGGGAATTGTCGTACGCCTGCTGGCGAGGGCAGCTTCGAGCAGCAAGGTGGAACGTTCAAAAGATGGAGCCGAAGCTATTGAGTACCTGGAACAAAAAAAACAAGAGGAAACAAGAAAACTTCCGGATCTTATTTTGTTGGATCTAAAGCTTCCCAAAAAAGACGGGCATGAAGTTTTGCAGTATATAAAAGAAGATCCAATTCTGCATTCAATACCCGTGGTGATTTTGTCGACTTCGGATGCGGAGTCTGATCGGACCAAAGCTTATGAACTTTACGCCAATAGCTATTTAGTCAAACCGCTAGAGCTCAGCAGCTTTAAGGATTTGACAGATGAAATCATCAGATATTGGGGTTTTTGGAATATCCCAGCAACGGAAAAAAAAGATGCGTCTGTTCCGGCCAGGAGGTTGAGTGAGACCAGCCCCTAA
- a CDS encoding response regulator, whose product MRPAPKRLSILLIEDNDEHAEIVERHLRRIDSMSIVVTRESFLSKGLEQLGERKFDAVLLDLHLPDSSFMETLPRVSKVASETPVIVLSALDDRSSTIKAAQDGASDFLNKAHLSSELLARTILSSIERKESEIKIKHQLHQTALLSELSQFSLKEVNIEKVKLRCREVLINALLVDYVQFMEPPEGGKESLAQRPRDGVPFLFSELEFLGMEKQKENLLRSGLKSGINVVITTRDVDSPPIVMMIYDHRERTFKFDEIEFVKAVANILSSVVTHAYLEKLLQQKIESLKQAHQKKDEFLATLSHELRTPLNVIAGYLEILRDAQPESEEYFNALQIIDANLKIETRLIGEILDMSRIITGKMKLDLNFYALDEMIDSSIESLSVALAAKKINLEMHVAPHLGRMWGDRDRMRQVIWNLVSNAVKFTPLGGTIKIFASKVNDVFEFSIEDNGVGIVAENQEDVFNRFWQEDSAITRQHMGLGLGLGIVRHIVELHGGTVEVFSAGRNKGARFTIHVPIQQVRAVDSHPVEKSVESDRPVANQNLQGMHLLAIDDSEDSLNLLKHLLKKSGANVEGTSDPQQGLDMAKRDGYDVIICDIGMPVLDGYALISKLREWEEEKGLPLTSAIALTAYVGKEDVDKALSVGFQAHLPKPLDLPLLKQKIVELAPSGDESSVASI is encoded by the coding sequence GTGAGACCAGCCCCTAAACGACTTAGTATCTTATTGATCGAGGACAATGACGAGCACGCTGAAATAGTTGAGCGTCACTTGCGTCGTATTGATTCAATGAGCATTGTTGTTACGAGAGAGTCATTTCTTTCGAAGGGGCTAGAACAATTAGGCGAGAGAAAATTCGATGCAGTTTTGTTGGATTTGCATTTGCCGGACAGTAGTTTTATGGAGACCCTGCCACGAGTCAGTAAGGTCGCCAGTGAAACTCCGGTCATCGTTTTATCCGCTTTAGACGATCGCAGTAGTACCATTAAAGCGGCACAAGATGGGGCCTCTGATTTTTTGAATAAGGCGCACCTGTCATCTGAGCTTCTTGCGCGCACAATTTTAAGTTCCATAGAGCGCAAAGAGTCCGAAATAAAAATTAAACATCAGTTGCATCAAACCGCTTTGCTTTCCGAGCTCAGTCAATTCTCTTTGAAAGAAGTTAATATTGAAAAAGTGAAGCTGCGCTGTCGGGAAGTCCTGATCAATGCTTTGTTGGTCGATTACGTTCAATTTATGGAACCACCGGAAGGTGGAAAGGAATCGTTGGCGCAGCGACCGCGCGATGGAGTTCCGTTTTTGTTCAGTGAACTTGAATTTTTGGGCATGGAGAAGCAGAAGGAGAATTTACTTAGATCGGGATTGAAGTCCGGTATAAATGTCGTGATCACCACGAGGGATGTCGACAGTCCGCCCATTGTTATGATGATCTATGATCACCGCGAGAGAACCTTCAAATTCGATGAGATTGAATTTGTAAAAGCTGTCGCCAATATTTTGTCGTCAGTTGTGACCCACGCCTATTTGGAAAAGCTTCTTCAGCAGAAAATTGAAAGTTTAAAACAGGCTCACCAAAAGAAAGATGAGTTTTTGGCGACTCTTTCCCATGAGTTACGAACTCCATTGAATGTAATAGCGGGATATTTGGAAATACTTCGTGATGCCCAACCGGAGTCTGAAGAATATTTCAATGCATTGCAGATTATTGATGCCAATCTAAAAATCGAGACGCGGCTGATTGGCGAAATATTAGATATGTCCCGTATTATTACCGGAAAAATGAAATTGGATCTGAACTTTTATGCGTTGGATGAAATGATTGACTCAAGTATTGAATCGCTAAGCGTCGCCCTGGCAGCCAAAAAAATTAATTTGGAAATGCATGTGGCACCTCATCTGGGAAGAATGTGGGGCGATCGAGATCGTATGCGCCAGGTAATCTGGAATCTGGTTTCAAATGCCGTAAAGTTCACTCCTTTGGGTGGGACCATTAAGATTTTCGCAAGCAAAGTAAATGACGTCTTTGAATTTTCCATTGAAGACAATGGAGTGGGTATTGTTGCCGAAAATCAAGAGGATGTTTTTAATCGATTCTGGCAGGAAGATTCGGCTATCACGCGACAGCACATGGGATTGGGGCTGGGATTAGGAATTGTCAGACATATTGTTGAACTCCACGGCGGGACGGTGGAAGTTTTCAGTGCAGGAAGAAATAAAGGTGCTCGGTTCACGATTCACGTTCCTATTCAACAGGTTCGTGCGGTGGATTCACATCCGGTAGAAAAATCGGTTGAATCCGATAGACCTGTGGCAAATCAAAACTTGCAAGGAATGCATTTATTAGCAATCGATGACTCGGAAGACTCCCTCAATCTATTAAAACATCTGCTAAAAAAGTCAGGAGCTAACGTTGAAGGGACAAGTGACCCACAGCAAGGCTTGGATATGGCAAAAAGAGATGGATACGATGTCATCATTTGCGATATCGGAATGCCGGTTTTAGATGGATATGCCCTGATAAGTAAGCTCAGGGAGTGGGAAGAAGAAAAGGGCTTGCCTTTGACTTCTGCTATAGCCTTGACAGCTTATGTTGGCAAAGAAGATGTGGATAAAGCCCTGTCGGTCGGGTTTCAAGCTCACCTGCCTAAGCCTTTAGATCTGCCCTTATTAAAACAAAAAATAGTGGAATTGGCCCCGTCGGGCGATGAATCCTCCGTCGCTAGTATTTAA
- a CDS encoding sensor histidine kinase — protein sequence MAKLGRVFILWVLVFLAFSARASSWDLTSNVRLGMSSPGVSDFSTIEFNTLSTGTLTQVYSDKDPWFQIHIQNSSDEPLQKILYFDSPQIGRLTLWQDGKYRPIYSGPGYPLEERAYPSRLGAFLIQLAPQENGVFYIKRDIHHALNSKVFLTDESDFLKQENSARMIFFFYIGGIVALVLYNFLLGVFTTEKDYLLYSLFAGSFGATALVLHGVVDTYLLPNRFIVFSNYLMFFSSLTLLSACFFVERFLGITREFKLGFNGIRIFKCLAAVPLIGSFVVPEHRELFFLGFWIDIAIAAAILFFIFCGFYMLLRHAHQLATYFLFSWVVVLLGTFVWLAAFYGIIPNSTFTQYSLLFANLGEMVVLSLGLAYKIRVLDEQKRRALRAAEDKDRYHRLVRVLSHDVANTVSGLLYHSEMLKSHVESGPADIHLDRIHNSTGQLIQILKAVRHEEVFHIFREHAEMELVDLKSVCEELVNHYSWQLREKHLTAEVNISANLKVRADRSALLNQVLSNIFSNAIKFSDEHKKVSFEVLEEGAFRILQITDEGVGILPEEIDLIFFSKKIVSHRGTVNESGTGLGTSLISEYMKLFGGRIEVQSRHHSKHDVSGTTVRLLFPNIE from the coding sequence ATGGCAAAGTTAGGAAGAGTTTTCATTCTGTGGGTGCTGGTTTTCCTGGCTTTTTCTGCTCGAGCCTCGTCATGGGATTTAACTTCCAATGTCAGGCTCGGGATGTCTTCTCCCGGCGTCAGCGATTTTTCGACCATCGAGTTTAATACTTTATCAACCGGTACTCTGACTCAGGTTTATTCCGATAAAGATCCCTGGTTTCAAATTCACATTCAAAATTCCAGTGACGAACCTTTACAAAAGATTTTGTATTTTGATTCACCTCAAATAGGACGCCTGACTTTGTGGCAAGATGGGAAGTATCGCCCCATTTATTCAGGACCGGGATATCCTTTGGAAGAAAGAGCTTATCCCTCACGCCTTGGAGCATTTCTAATTCAATTGGCACCTCAGGAAAATGGAGTCTTTTATATTAAGCGCGACATTCACCATGCGTTGAACTCCAAAGTCTTTTTGACAGATGAAAGTGATTTTTTAAAGCAGGAAAACTCCGCACGGATGATTTTCTTTTTCTATATAGGTGGAATTGTCGCCCTGGTTCTTTATAATTTTCTGCTGGGTGTGTTCACGACCGAAAAGGATTATCTGCTTTACTCCTTGTTTGCGGGAAGTTTTGGTGCCACAGCCTTGGTTCTGCACGGTGTGGTGGACACCTATCTTTTACCAAATCGTTTCATCGTTTTTTCGAATTATTTGATGTTCTTTTCCTCTCTGACACTGCTATCCGCCTGTTTTTTTGTCGAACGGTTTTTAGGAATCACCCGTGAGTTCAAACTGGGTTTTAATGGCATTCGGATTTTTAAATGTCTGGCTGCAGTTCCGCTGATCGGGAGTTTTGTGGTCCCCGAGCACCGCGAGCTGTTTTTCCTGGGATTCTGGATTGATATTGCCATTGCTGCGGCGATTTTATTTTTCATTTTTTGCGGCTTTTATATGTTGCTGCGGCACGCTCATCAATTGGCGACATATTTCCTATTTAGCTGGGTGGTGGTTTTGCTTGGAACCTTCGTTTGGCTTGCGGCATTCTATGGCATTATTCCCAACAGTACTTTCACGCAGTATTCGCTGCTATTTGCGAACCTTGGTGAAATGGTGGTGCTATCCCTGGGGCTTGCCTATAAAATTCGTGTCTTAGACGAGCAAAAGCGCCGTGCCTTGCGCGCGGCAGAGGATAAGGACCGATATCATCGCTTGGTTCGAGTGTTATCCCATGATGTGGCAAATACTGTATCGGGTCTTCTGTATCACTCAGAAATGCTAAAGTCCCACGTCGAATCAGGACCTGCTGATATTCATCTGGACCGTATTCATAATTCAACAGGACAGTTGATTCAGATTTTAAAAGCGGTTCGTCACGAAGAAGTCTTTCACATCTTCCGTGAGCATGCCGAGATGGAGTTGGTGGATCTTAAATCCGTCTGTGAAGAGTTGGTGAATCACTATTCTTGGCAGTTGCGTGAAAAGCATTTAACGGCGGAAGTGAATATTTCTGCCAATCTGAAGGTTCGCGCGGATCGTTCGGCGTTGTTGAATCAGGTGCTTTCAAATATATTCTCGAATGCCATTAAGTTCAGTGACGAACATAAAAAAGTGTCATTCGAGGTGTTGGAGGAAGGCGCCTTCCGCATCTTGCAGATCACTGACGAGGGTGTGGGCATTTTGCCAGAAGAAATTGATTTGATTTTCTTCAGTAAAAAAATTGTCAGCCATCGTGGTACAGTCAATGAATCGGGTACCGGTCTGGGAACTTCATTGATTTCAGAGTATATGAAACTATTTGGCGGCCGTATTGAAGTTCAATCTCGGCACCACAGTAAACACGACGTTTCTGGAACCACGGTGCGATTGCTTTTCCCAAATATTGAGTGA